A single genomic interval of Argonema galeatum A003/A1 harbors:
- a CDS encoding Uma2 family endonuclease, producing MTQTIALSTAEITVSHLVLNDISWEMYEKLLDVFAEHPKLRMTYYKGTLELMTPLSDHERYSWTLGRLVAALSEELGLEILGVKSTTWRSEPNAVGKEADESFYIQNEALVRGKLKIDLTVAPPPDLTIEIDTTHSSIDKMAVYAGLKVPEVWRFKNGKITINILTDAGYVEAQNSLVFGSFPVKELARFMQLDPQKGENARLREFREWVRSKIVQ from the coding sequence ATGACTCAGACTATAGCCTTATCCACAGCAGAAATTACGGTTTCCCATCTTGTATTAAATGATATTAGTTGGGAAATGTATGAGAAACTTTTAGATGTCTTTGCTGAGCATCCAAAGCTACGTATGACTTACTACAAGGGAACTCTGGAACTAATGACACCATTATCAGACCATGAAAGGTATAGTTGGACACTCGGACGGCTAGTAGCGGCACTTTCTGAGGAATTAGGACTGGAAATTTTAGGTGTGAAATCAACTACTTGGCGTTCAGAACCAAACGCTGTTGGCAAAGAAGCTGATGAATCTTTCTATATTCAAAATGAAGCTTTAGTTCGTGGTAAATTAAAGATCGATCTCACGGTCGCTCCGCCGCCTGACTTAACTATTGAAATTGATACAACGCATTCATCGATCGATAAAATGGCGGTTTATGCTGGACTTAAAGTGCCTGAAGTTTGGCGCTTTAAGAATGGAAAAATAACTATAAATATTTTGACTGATGCTGGTTATGTAGAGGCGCAAAACAGTCTGGTATTTGGTTCATTTCCAGTGAAAGAATTAGCGCGATTTATGCAGTTAGACCCTCAGAAAGGTGAGAATGCACGATTGCGAGAGTTTAGGGAATGGGTGCGATCGAAAATTGTACAGTAA